In Spodoptera frugiperda isolate SF20-4 chromosome 1, AGI-APGP_CSIRO_Sfru_2.0, whole genome shotgun sequence, the following are encoded in one genomic region:
- the LOC118273279 gene encoding uncharacterized protein LOC118273279 isoform X39, giving the protein MDPGVGECELAERDPGLCVCKEGPTLDILKDIQRLYEEKLEQLDRACGITKMQQQVDLLRSWVSDLVGQNTLLARAVEELETEATTKLMMERQKNSERGSKNIICSKVSELKLLNESLHKENMAKEREIRQLNKDAQAYEQTIMNLRKEMSSCKYHRPEVPKKDAEVMAGMCCTGTECPGAEPRTSTPNVSCAPLCGVASSTPNISFIERSCSVSALVSDSSIADLECHFQKHNASFSKDQSNNTVFCTPRGSLKTTRCNDSKNSSCQASPRECSFESPRDCPWQESTPGCPLQGSPRRCPNQEPSCPGQRPPPCQKEPSCPAQRPPPCQKEPSCPAQRPPPCQKEPSCPGQRPPPCQKSADSSRCCGEGGYQRGLLNFAQRECPAKRKNKQDCKCNKDKVDCKCHKEEIFCKKCHKEKVHCKCPKEEIFCKKCHKEKVHCKCPKEEIFCKKCHKEKVHCKCPKEEIFCKKCHKEKVDCECPKEEFNCECVEEIYFNDEAKSCCSSPKSCYTDRSEERRCNQTPSEFFCQLRKGLNCNSCTKMRNLKDSGATCSLIDSSNATCDASFYHSKLLATLQILQNKEETIGVQADSLAVAEERIATLTDRANELKKELDRKTKENQTLRKIADCCKVVKHDVCVVTDRPMEDQRAIVTTLENNLSVIEELYRECFYETAKQENLIEMLRSSYLDVRLMEKQKADQIGHLQTVIDKQKWSIDRYQDIASEVDGLKTEISNFLNSTTSTSTNHDSGMWERSEDSLTSVPAVQDDLQDLTEQLLRLQDLLAVGDEGLTYPHYSDQLECSCGLKEENIKLKKEAEGLRIKMGDLQQKLCSLEGVLALKTEADLKYQAEMEMKHQELSKIREELARSQEDTCEAMSMQLRRTKALLDEKTELINQLKQENECQAEKIQSLQEELDKADSIIKENCKMRSEVSYLSAQVELWRAQLEDSQRHVCALDQELARTRAHTQQIDACYREKASAVAELQAHLEQAYARGAALCGESRRAVGAVRTWMRRMRDKHREQEALLKERDALLEILQRRLEEQQSESHVCPTCEKLAPCSKCQSSRDDRSFTSKPRSPPCCSASPSEMPSCSSTPPACRVSRNKEAAAKRCKAWMCDTSVQLPERRESGSDAPPRAACCGLRGARHVRLSRATLQLQPGPASPRRSPRQLQAASPSASCAPVKMPCVGPSSSCAPVELPCAGPSSSCAPLQLKCAGSSPSRASPSPGRRASQLQSPDCECQSPGVARRCPGRAVSPTEELLQRVEQLSDALADGSRRWGRGRGAAAV; this is encoded by the exons atgGATCCCGGTGTGGGGGAGTGTGAGTTAGCCGAGAGGGACCCGGGGTTGTGCGTGTGCAAGGAGGGACCGACACTCGACATCCTCAAGGACATTCAGCGTCTGTATGAGGAGAAGTTGGAACAGTTAGACAGGGCCTGTGGCATTACTAAAATGCAG caacaAGTGGATCTACTTCGGTCCTGGGTGAGTGACCTGGTGGGCCAGAACACACTGCTGGCGCGGGCTGTGGAGGAGCTGGAGACGGAGGCCACCACCAAACTTATGATGGAACGCCAGAAGAACAGCGAG AGAGGTTCGAAGAACATAATATGCAGCAAAGTATCGGAACTGAAGCTGTTAAACGAGTCGCTGCACAAGGAGAACATGGCCAAGGAAAG AGAGATAAGACAGCTGAATAAAGATGCTCAAGCATACGAGCAGACCATCATGAACCTTAGGAAGGAGATGTCAAGCTGCAAGTATCACAGGCC AGAGGTGCCGAAGAAGGATGCCGAGGTGATGGCCGGCATGTGCTGCACGGGGACTGAG tGCCCTGGAGCTGAGCCGAGGACTTCGACTCCTAACGTGAGCTGCGCGCCGCTGTGCGGGGTCGCCTCGTCCACGCCAAACATATCCTTCATAGAAAGA TCCTGTTCAGTCTCGGCTCTGGTGTCTGATTCCTCGATAGCAGACCTAGAGTGCCATTTCCAGAAACACAACGCTTCGTTCTCGAAAGACCAGTCAAACAATACTGTCTTCTGCACTCCAAGGGGATCTCTAAAGACTACGCGTTGTAATGATTCCAAGAATTCTTCCTGTCAGGCTTCTCCTAGAGAGTGCTCGTTCGAGTCTCCCCGAGATTGTCCCTGGCAAGAATCAACCCCAGGTTGTCCCCTGCAAGGGTCTCCTCGACGTTGTCCCAACCAAGAGCCCAGCTGTCCGGGCCAGCGTCCTCCACCGTGTCAAAAAGAGCCCAGTTGTCCGGCCCAGCGTCCACCACCGTGTCAAAAAGAGCCCAGCTGTCCGGCCCAGCGTCCACCACCGTGTCAAAAAGAGCCCAGCTGTCCGGGCCAGCGTCCACCACCGTGTCAAAAGTCTGCAGATTCAAGTCGATGCTGTGGAGAAGGTGGCTACCAACGAGGACTATTGAATTTTGCCCAGCGCGAATGTCCCGCCAAgcgaaaaaataaacaagattgtaaatgtaataaagacAAGGTTGATTGTAAATGCCATAAAGAAGAGATCTTCTGTAAAAAATGTCATAAAGAGAAGGTGCACTGTAAATGTCCTAAAGAAGAGATCTTCTGTAAAAAATGTCATAAAGAGAAGGTGCACTGTAAATGTCCTAAAGAGGAGATCTTCTGTAAAAAATGTCATAAAGAGAAG GTCCACTGTAAATGTCCTAAAGAAGAGATCTTCTGTAAAAAATGTCATAAAGAGAAG GTCGACTGTGAATGTCCTAAAGAGGAGTTTAATTGCGAATGCGTTGAAGAGATATACTTTAACGATGAAGCCAAGAGTTGTTGTTCGAGTCCTAA GAGCTGCTACACCGACCGCTCGGAGGAACGGAGG tgCAACCAAACGCCGTCGGAGTTTTTCTG ccAACTACGGAAAGGCCTGAACTGTAATTCTTGCACCAAGATGAGAAACCTAAAG GACAGTGGCGCCACCTGCAGTCTAATTGACAGTTCAAACGCAACTTGCGACGCGTCCTTCTATCACAGTAAACTACTAGCTACTCTACAGATA TTGCAGAATAAAGAGGAAACTATAGGAGTGCAGGCGGACAGTTTAGCAGTGGCCGAGGAACGCATCGCTACGCTCACAGACCGCGCTAATGAACTGAAGAAGGAGCTTGACAGGAAGACCAAGGAG AATCAGACTCTGCGCAAGATTGCAGACTGCTGCAAGGTTGTGAAGCATGACGTGTGTGTCGTCACAGACAGGCCG ATGGAAGATCAGAGAGCAATAGTGACCACTTTGGAGAACAACTTGAGTGTCATAGAGGAACTTTACAGGGAATGCTTTTACGAG ACTGCGAAACAGGAGAACTTAATAGAAATGCTTCGTAGTTCGTACTTGGATGTGCGCCTCATGGAGAAACAGAAAGCAGATCAAATCGGGCATCTACAGACTGTGATAGATAAGCAGAAATGGTCGATAGATAGATACCAA GACATTGCATCAGAAGTGGATGGTTTGAAGACGGAGATATCGAACTTTTTGAACAGTACCACGTCGACCTCGACGAACCACGACTCG GGTATGTGGGAGCGTAGTGAGGACTCGTTGACGTCAGTACCAGCCGTGCAGGACGACCTGCAGGACCTCACGGAACAACTCCTGCGTCTGCAGGACTTGCTCGCTGTAGGTGACGAAGGATTAACTTACCCACATTACAGTGACCAG cttGAATGCTCTTGTGGTTTGAAGGAGGaaaatataaagctaaagaaaGAAGCTGAGGGACTGCGT ATAAAAATGGGCGATCTGCAACAAAAGCTATGTAGCTTGGAAGGCGTGCTCGCACTCAAGACCGAAGCAGACCTGAAGTACCAAGCAGAGATGGAGATGAAACATCAAGAA TTATCAAAAATACGGGAGGAATTGGCTCGTTCGCAAGAAGACACGTGCGAAGCTATGTCTATGCAGCTGAGACGCACTAAAG CGTTATTGGATGAGAAGACAGAATTGATAAACCAACTCAAACAAGAGAATGAGTGTCAAGCGGAGAAGATACAGAGCCTTCAGGAAGAACTGGATAAAGCGGACAGTATTATAAAAGAG AACTGCAAGATGCGCAGCGAGGTGTCGTACCTGAGCGCGCAGGTGGAGCTGTGGCGCGCGCAGCTCGAGGACTCGCAGCGACACGTGTGCGCGCTCGACCAGGAACTCGCCCGGACGCGCGCGCACACGCAGCAGATCGACGCCTGCTACAG AGAGAAGGCGAGTGCGGTGGCGGAGCTGCAGGCGCACCTGGAGCAGGCGTACGCGCGCGGCGCCGCGCTCTGCGGGGAGTCGCGCCGCGCCGTCGGGGCCGTGCGCACGTGGATGCGCAGGATGAGGGACAAACACAG AGAACAAGAAGCGTTACTCAAGGAGAGGGACGCTCTGCTGGAGATACTTCAGCGTCGCCTGGAGGAGCAACAGAGCGAGTCCCACGTGTGCCCCACCTGCGAGAAGCTGGCGCCGTGCTCCAAGTGCCAGTCCAGCAGAGACGACCGCAGCTTCACATCCAAGCCCAGGAGCCCGCCCTGCTGCAGCGCCAGTCCCAGCGAGATGCCGAGCTGTTCCTCCACTCCTCCGGCATGTCGAGTGTCGAGGAACAAAGAGGCCGCTGCTAAG CGCTGCAAGGCGTGGATGTGTGACACGTCCGTCCAACTGCCGGAGCGGCGCGAGTCGGGCAGCGACGCCCCCCCGCGGGCCGCGTGCTGCGGGCTGCGGGGCGCGCGCCACGTGCGGCTGAGCCGCGCTACGCTGCAGCTGCAGCCGGGCCCCGCCAGCCCGCGCCGCTCCCCGCGCCAGCTGCAGGCCGCCAGCCCCAGCGCGAGCTGTGCACCCGTGAAGATGCCATGCGTGGGGCCAAGTTCAAGCTGTGCGCCCGTAGAGTTGCCCTGCGCGGGCCCCAGTTCCAGTTGTGCGCCCCTGCAGCTGAAATGTGCGGGCTCTAGCCCCAGCCGCGCGTCCCCGAGCCCCGGGCGCCGGGCCTCACAGCTGCAGAGCCCCGACTGCGAGTGCCAGTCCCCGGGCGTGGCGCGGCGCTGCCCGGGGCGCGCGGTGTCGCCGACGGAGGAGCTGCTGCAGCGCGTGGAGCAGCTGTCGGACGCGCTGGCCGACGGCAGCCGCCGCtgggggcgggggcggggggcCGCCGCCGTCTGA
- the LOC118273279 gene encoding uncharacterized protein LOC118273279 isoform X48: protein MFKVFYRKSNGFAKRHKLQSCSVSALVSDSSIADLECHFQKHNASFSKDQSNNTVFCTPRGSLKTTRCNDSKNSSCQASPRECSFESPRDCPWQESTPGCPLQGSPRRCPNQEPSCPGQRPPPCQKEPSCPAQRPPPCQKEPSCPAQRPPPCQKEPSCPGQRPPPCQKSADSSRCCGEGGYQRGLLNFAQRECPAKRKNKQDCKCNKDKVDCKCHKEEIFCKKCHKEKVHCKCPKEEIFCKKCHKEKVHCKCPKEEIFCKKCHKEKVHCECPKEEIFCKKCHKEKVHCKCPKEEIFCKKCHKEKVHCKCPKEEIFCKKCHKEKVHCECPKEEIFCKKCHKEKVHCKCPKEEIFCKKCHKEKVHCKCPKEEIFCKKCHKEKVDCECPKEEFNCECVEEIYFNDEAKSCCSSPKSCYTDRSEERRCNQTPSEFFCQLRKGLNCNSCTKMRNLKDSGATCSLIDSSNATCDASFYHSKLLATLQILQNKEETIGVQADSLAVAEERIATLTDRANELKKELDRKTKENQTLRKIADCCKVVKHDVCVVTDRPMEDQRAIVTTLENNLSVIEELYRECFYETAKQENLIEMLRSSYLDVRLMEKQKADQIGHLQTVIDKQKWSIDRYQDIASEVDGLKTEISNFLNSTTSTSTNHDSGMWERSEDSLTSVPAVQDDLQDLTEQLLRLQDLLAVGDEGLTYPHYSDQLECSCGLKEENIKLKKEAEGLRIKMGDLQQKLCSLEGVLALKTEADLKYQAEMEMKHQELSKIREELARSQEDTCEAMSMQLRRTKALLDEKTELINQLKQENECQAEKIQSLQEELDKADSIIKENCKMRSEVSYLSAQVELWRAQLEDSQRHVCALDQELARTRAHTQQIDACYREKASAVAELQAHLEQAYARGAALCGESRRAVGAVRTWMRRMRDKHREQEALLKERDALLEILQRRLEEQQSESHVCPTCEKLAPCSKCQSSRDDRSFTSKPRSPPCCSASPSEMPSCSSTPPACRVSRNKEAAAKRCKAWMCDTSVQLPERRESGSDAPPRAACCGLRGARHVRLSRATLQLQPGPASPRRSPRQLQAASPSASCAPVKMPCVGPSSSCAPVELPCAGPSSSCAPLQLKCAGSSPSRASPSPGRRASQLQSPDCECQSPGVARRCPGRAVSPTEELLQRVEQLSDALADGSRRWGRGRGAAAV from the exons atgtttaaggTATTTTATAGGAAATCTAATGGTTTTGCGAAGAGACATAAGCTACAG TCCTGTTCAGTCTCGGCTCTGGTGTCTGATTCCTCGATAGCAGACCTAGAGTGCCATTTCCAGAAACACAACGCTTCGTTCTCGAAAGACCAGTCAAACAATACTGTCTTCTGCACTCCAAGGGGATCTCTAAAGACTACGCGTTGTAATGATTCCAAGAATTCTTCCTGTCAGGCTTCTCCTAGAGAGTGCTCGTTCGAGTCTCCCCGAGATTGTCCCTGGCAAGAATCAACCCCAGGTTGTCCCCTGCAAGGGTCTCCTCGACGTTGTCCCAACCAAGAGCCCAGCTGTCCGGGCCAGCGTCCTCCACCGTGTCAAAAAGAGCCCAGTTGTCCGGCCCAGCGTCCACCACCGTGTCAAAAAGAGCCCAGCTGTCCGGCCCAGCGTCCACCACCGTGTCAAAAAGAGCCCAGCTGTCCGGGCCAGCGTCCACCACCGTGTCAAAAGTCTGCAGATTCAAGTCGATGCTGTGGAGAAGGTGGCTACCAACGAGGACTATTGAATTTTGCCCAGCGCGAATGTCCCGCCAAgcgaaaaaataaacaagattgtaaatgtaataaagacAAGGTTGATTGTAAATGCCATAAAGAAGAGATCTTCTGTAAAAAATGTCATAAAGAGAAGGTGCACTGTAAATGTCCTAAAGAAGAGATCTTCTGTAAAAAATGTCATAAAGAGAAGGTGCACTGTAAATGTCCTAAAGAGGAGATCTTCTGTAAAAAATGTCATAAAGAGAAGGTGCACTGTGAATGTCCTAAAGAGGAGATCTTCTGTAAAAAATGTCACAAAGAGAAGGTCCACTGTAAATGTCCTAAAGAAGAGATCTTCTGTAAAAAATGTCATAAAGAGAAGGTCCACTGTAAATGTCCAAAAGAGGAGATCTTCTGTAAAAAATGTCATAAAGAGAAGGTGCACTGTGAATGTCCTAAAGAGGAGATCTTCTGTAAAAAATGTCATAAAGAGAAGGTCCACTGTAAATGTCCTAAAGAAGAGATCTTCTGTAAAAAATGTCATAAAGAGAAGGTCCACTGTAAATGTCCTAAAGAAGAGATCTTCTGTAAAAAATGTCATAAAGAGAAG GTCGACTGTGAATGTCCTAAAGAGGAGTTTAATTGCGAATGCGTTGAAGAGATATACTTTAACGATGAAGCCAAGAGTTGTTGTTCGAGTCCTAA GAGCTGCTACACCGACCGCTCGGAGGAACGGAGG tgCAACCAAACGCCGTCGGAGTTTTTCTG ccAACTACGGAAAGGCCTGAACTGTAATTCTTGCACCAAGATGAGAAACCTAAAG GACAGTGGCGCCACCTGCAGTCTAATTGACAGTTCAAACGCAACTTGCGACGCGTCCTTCTATCACAGTAAACTACTAGCTACTCTACAGATA TTGCAGAATAAAGAGGAAACTATAGGAGTGCAGGCGGACAGTTTAGCAGTGGCCGAGGAACGCATCGCTACGCTCACAGACCGCGCTAATGAACTGAAGAAGGAGCTTGACAGGAAGACCAAGGAG AATCAGACTCTGCGCAAGATTGCAGACTGCTGCAAGGTTGTGAAGCATGACGTGTGTGTCGTCACAGACAGGCCG ATGGAAGATCAGAGAGCAATAGTGACCACTTTGGAGAACAACTTGAGTGTCATAGAGGAACTTTACAGGGAATGCTTTTACGAG ACTGCGAAACAGGAGAACTTAATAGAAATGCTTCGTAGTTCGTACTTGGATGTGCGCCTCATGGAGAAACAGAAAGCAGATCAAATCGGGCATCTACAGACTGTGATAGATAAGCAGAAATGGTCGATAGATAGATACCAA GACATTGCATCAGAAGTGGATGGTTTGAAGACGGAGATATCGAACTTTTTGAACAGTACCACGTCGACCTCGACGAACCACGACTCG GGTATGTGGGAGCGTAGTGAGGACTCGTTGACGTCAGTACCAGCCGTGCAGGACGACCTGCAGGACCTCACGGAACAACTCCTGCGTCTGCAGGACTTGCTCGCTGTAGGTGACGAAGGATTAACTTACCCACATTACAGTGACCAG cttGAATGCTCTTGTGGTTTGAAGGAGGaaaatataaagctaaagaaaGAAGCTGAGGGACTGCGT ATAAAAATGGGCGATCTGCAACAAAAGCTATGTAGCTTGGAAGGCGTGCTCGCACTCAAGACCGAAGCAGACCTGAAGTACCAAGCAGAGATGGAGATGAAACATCAAGAA TTATCAAAAATACGGGAGGAATTGGCTCGTTCGCAAGAAGACACGTGCGAAGCTATGTCTATGCAGCTGAGACGCACTAAAG CGTTATTGGATGAGAAGACAGAATTGATAAACCAACTCAAACAAGAGAATGAGTGTCAAGCGGAGAAGATACAGAGCCTTCAGGAAGAACTGGATAAAGCGGACAGTATTATAAAAGAG AACTGCAAGATGCGCAGCGAGGTGTCGTACCTGAGCGCGCAGGTGGAGCTGTGGCGCGCGCAGCTCGAGGACTCGCAGCGACACGTGTGCGCGCTCGACCAGGAACTCGCCCGGACGCGCGCGCACACGCAGCAGATCGACGCCTGCTACAG AGAGAAGGCGAGTGCGGTGGCGGAGCTGCAGGCGCACCTGGAGCAGGCGTACGCGCGCGGCGCCGCGCTCTGCGGGGAGTCGCGCCGCGCCGTCGGGGCCGTGCGCACGTGGATGCGCAGGATGAGGGACAAACACAG AGAACAAGAAGCGTTACTCAAGGAGAGGGACGCTCTGCTGGAGATACTTCAGCGTCGCCTGGAGGAGCAACAGAGCGAGTCCCACGTGTGCCCCACCTGCGAGAAGCTGGCGCCGTGCTCCAAGTGCCAGTCCAGCAGAGACGACCGCAGCTTCACATCCAAGCCCAGGAGCCCGCCCTGCTGCAGCGCCAGTCCCAGCGAGATGCCGAGCTGTTCCTCCACTCCTCCGGCATGTCGAGTGTCGAGGAACAAAGAGGCCGCTGCTAAG CGCTGCAAGGCGTGGATGTGTGACACGTCCGTCCAACTGCCGGAGCGGCGCGAGTCGGGCAGCGACGCCCCCCCGCGGGCCGCGTGCTGCGGGCTGCGGGGCGCGCGCCACGTGCGGCTGAGCCGCGCTACGCTGCAGCTGCAGCCGGGCCCCGCCAGCCCGCGCCGCTCCCCGCGCCAGCTGCAGGCCGCCAGCCCCAGCGCGAGCTGTGCACCCGTGAAGATGCCATGCGTGGGGCCAAGTTCAAGCTGTGCGCCCGTAGAGTTGCCCTGCGCGGGCCCCAGTTCCAGTTGTGCGCCCCTGCAGCTGAAATGTGCGGGCTCTAGCCCCAGCCGCGCGTCCCCGAGCCCCGGGCGCCGGGCCTCACAGCTGCAGAGCCCCGACTGCGAGTGCCAGTCCCCGGGCGTGGCGCGGCGCTGCCCGGGGCGCGCGGTGTCGCCGACGGAGGAGCTGCTGCAGCGCGTGGAGCAGCTGTCGGACGCGCTGGCCGACGGCAGCCGCCGCtgggggcgggggcggggggcCGCCGCCGTCTGA